Sequence from the Anomalospiza imberbis isolate Cuckoo-Finch-1a 21T00152 unplaced genomic scaffold, ASM3175350v1 scaffold_43, whole genome shotgun sequence genome:
CGCCAGGTCGGAGCTCTGGCAGAAGGTCTTCCCACAGGCCGGGCAGCGGTGCGGCCGCTCGCCCGTGTGGCTGCGGCGGTGCTTGGCGAGGTGCGAGCCCTGGCTGAAAGCCTCGCCGCACTCGGCGCACTCGAAGGGCTTCTCGCCGGTGTGGACGCGGCGGTGCCGCTCCAGGTGCGACGCCCACACGAAGCCCTTTCCACAGTCCCCGCACTTGTGAGGTTTGTCGGCGGCGTGGCCGCGGCCGTGGGCCGCCAGCTCGGCCGCGACGGCGAAGCGCTTCCCGCAGTCGCCGCACTTGTGCGGGCGGTCGCCGGCGTGGGTGCGGCGGTGCTGCAGCAGGTGCGAGCTCTGGCTGTAGGTCTCACCGCACTCGGGGCAGCCGAAGGGCCGCTCACCTGTGTGGACGCGCCGGTGCCGCTCCAGGTGCGACGCCCACGGGAAGCTCTTCCCGCAGTCGGCGCAGCCAAACGGCCGCTCCCGGGCCGGTCCTTTTCCACGCAGGGGTTTGGCACAGCCGAGTTTGGGGAGCGTGGTGGGTTTCAGGGCCCCGGGGGACACGGCTTTGTCTGGGCGCTTCGCTTTGCGCCTGTTGGAGCCGAGGGGCTTCTCCCGCTCCAGGCTGTGGGATGAGCGCGGTCCGAGCCCAGCGCTGTTCTCCGATGCTCCTTTCTCCACTGCTTTTTCACTCACCAgcccctgagctgctgggaaaggggagaggcaggaaaaggtGAAAGCGTGAGGAGCAGGATTTGAAACAATGGAGTAGCAACGGGATTCTCCTTAAAAATTCCGCTTTTTCACTCACCAgcccctgagctgctgggaaacaggagaaggaggaaaaggggacaGCGTGGCCCTGACTGGAGCAGGGGTAGGATTTGAAACAAGAGAGCAACAACAAGATTCCCCTTAAAAATCTTGCTCTCccagagaggaggaagagagatacaacaCGGACCTGATCCCAGTTTGAGCTGGAAATGTGGAGATGCCAAGGGCACGCCCGTGCCAGAATTTTCAATTTGAATTAGGAGAGATCAATAacattttcctgaagaaaacGAATTAAGGAGAGGGCTGGGTCTTGGGGAAATCCCCCTGGAAACTTGCCCAGATCCCTCCACCCCTCTTCCCAAACTGCTCTGCTTggagcaaggaaagcacagggGGATATACAATAGGGAaggagatttttgggggtgtcctTACCCAGGGACATGAGTGTCTCGTAGCTCTCATGCATCACGTCGAGGTACAGGGCCTTCTGCCGCTGATCCAGCAGCACCCACGGATCCATGGCAGATTCCTCCCTcggggctccccaaaatcccctgcagggaggagaaaTCCTTTGAAATCGAGGAATTCCCACCCCCGCAGTGCTTCCTGCTCGAGATTTCGTGCTTTTCCTGCGGTCACTCCGAGGAATGTCGGGTTTTTTTTATAGTCCCTCCATCCAGGCGTAATCCTGAGCATTCCCagagcggggacagcggggcagGAGGGTCCCCGCTTTGCCCCCGCCTTTCTGGCCGACCCCATCCCGCAGCATCCTCTTCCTCCCGGTTCCCGTGCCGCCGGGAATCAGCGGTGGGGCCCTGGGGGCTGTATCCAGgagcatccccatccctgcGGAGCCCAGGGCTCCCTCTCCATCCCGCTTATCCCTTGTCCTCTCCccaaaggagctgctgctgctgccgggaACAAGCCCCCCCACCCCTCTGCCGTCTCCAGCCGAGCCGGGaaccccatccctgctcctcttTCGCCCCGTTACCTGCCGTGCCCGGCTTCCACAGGGGCTTTTCCTTAGGAGAAGTGTCCTCCGTTCCCACGCCgaggctgcagggagggggcgatgcccagacccctccccaccttGCACCCCCAGGACCACGGAGCCTCCCCCAGCAGGACACAATGGAGGCGATGGCGAGCGCGGCTCCTCTCCGGAAGCCCAAGCCGGTATCcgggagagagagaggagatgCCGAGCAGCAGCTCCGCTTAGCCAGAGCCCTCTAGAGGTAACGCGATCCCAAGCCCGTGCCCAAAGCTCCTACAAACCCTTCGAAACCATGGGAACACGCGGGACCGACCCCCCGCCCGCACCGCTTGCTCCTGCCCTTTCACCCGCGTAGTCCCCCCAAGCTGGTACCCAGAGGGTTTGAGGAGCCTGCTGGAAGCTCTGCCGGGAACATTGGGATGGCAgaagcagggatggatggatcgCGCGTTGGGAAGGGTTTCGCTGCGATCGCCCCCCAGGTGAAAGAGGGGACGCTGTTGGTTCCCAATCAGCAGCGGGCGGGAAGGAATTCATGTTTTTCCACCTGGAAAAATAGCCCTGATGGTGTTTTCCTGGTGAAAATAAGTGGGTTTTCTCCCCTCAAAACTCCAGGTGAGCCGCgtcgggatctgtgatatttagatgaTCCCGAGATGgtaaagtctctgtctttcagccccgctgctaaagaaggagtcgtaattcgtctgtgctggttttcaaggttgtttatttctccttatctaaaatattttctctctgccctgcagcaggtctgtctcgttcctctgtgctggttttcaaggttgtttatttcttcttatctaaaatattttctctctgacctgcagcaggtctgtctcgCAGGACAGCatgcggggctctgcccctcagtgggatgttacaaacattatgtACCAAAAACTACTATGTGTtttatttacaataatgtgccaatatctatcctatcacccatgttgaacagtgtgtccccagcctaaaccaataaaaaaatgccaacaccacagtgaaacgtggagggcatgaagaagaagaagaagaaaaaggacaaggcacgcccagtttcctccatcttgcctcctttgaaccccttacctagaatcctaaaattctacttttgcacctgtgccacactaattactacttatatcaagcagtcagagcttgtaattcatcctgtaagattgaaaactcttttccatggacagagatcagagacagtgtctctcggggctctgtacaggggggtttctgaccccctgccagggtcccagaccttccagggcagccagagggatgccctggattccccCAAGCTGCTTATCACAACCCCACGAATAAAAGTGGTGGGGTAAATATCCCTAAACcccccaggctggggcagcaggaacCCCTGGATCCTCAGGGTTCCCGAAGAGCTCCGGCAGGCACCAGGGAGCAATTACAggggccagcagctccagaatTGCTCTTCCCATCACCCCACACCACTTTGGAGTAGAAGACAGCATGGGGAGAGGTTTATTGCTGGGAAAACTAAATAAAATTGGGAAGGGGGGGGAGGCTGCAAAGGAAGCAGGAAAGCCCAAGTGCTGGGATGATGGATCCttgaggatgaggagggtgaggaaggCAGTGTCAGGATGGCTGAGTGGCCTAAGGCAGCAGATTCAAggccctgctgtccctcctGTGTGAATTCTGGTCTCCATGTGGAGGTGTGGATTCGCATCCCACTTCCGCCACATGTTTTTCCTAAAAagtcatttttttaaaatctaattttctgtctttttttcttttcctacccCTGATAAAAATTTGTCCCTGTCATATCCACTCCCTCCAAACACTGGAAGCCCCAGTAAGATCACCCTAACACGGAACCTTCACTTCTCCAAGAGAACCCCAACTTCCTCAGCCTGGGAACGTCTCCGTGGGCTCCTCTGGACTTCCTCCATCAGCTCCGCATTCTTCCCACGAGGAAAACCCCAATTTTGGACAGTTTCATCCATGAAACTCCTCCCTGGTGCATTCATTTCTTGCCTTAAGCCCCCAATCCCAAAAGTGTTGCCTCAGAGTCGCACGAGTACGTGCCACAGGTGCATGCAGAGAATCCTCCGGGCAAGCAGGAAGTGAAGGACaagaaaatgctttgaaagGGCATCTTTCCTCAACAGGACCTGCCCACACCTCTCCAACCTGTGCCTGCCGGCCCAGAGACTCATTAGGGCTAATTATCCCATTAATAAATCCACACGGGGTTTTCCTTCCCCGTGCTTTTACACAAGCGGTCCTTTTTCATCTCCACAGGGAAACGCTCCCAGGTGAGCACCCTCCCCCGTTCCAAGTGCTCTCCAAACACGCGCATGACGTCCCACACCGCTTGTGGAATGaaatcccactttttttttttttcccctccactcCTTCCATTAAGAAAAGTCAACCTTAAAACCCAGAAAAGAGCAATCTGGAAAGAAATCACCATGCCTTCTCCCACCCTCTGATTCCCCGTGATGCAACTGGTGTCAGGCGGAAACTCGCCTTCCCCTAATCTTCAGGGAATCAACAGATGGGAGCAGGAAGATGGGAGGGACAACTTTTGCAACTGGTGGATTGTTAATGCCCAGACAATAAGTCCCCATCATTGAGGCTGATCCCAAAGCATCTTGTTGGGGCAAGCATTAATCCAGGTCTTATCAGGACCACGTGAAACCACAGCTGCCTTCACTCCAGACTCTCTGATGTGCCGGGGAATGTGTACCTGGGCCAGTTTCATTGTGCAATTCCCAAATCTCTCAGGATTTGTTTTTCCAGGCGGGGAAAATGTGTGGTTTTGGAAGTTCGGTGTTGGTACCCCACGGGGGAGCAACCAGCGAACCACAAAACATAAAACCAGACCCAAACCAAGGGGGTTTTCTCCCCgcaaaaaaatgcttttacttTTTTGACAATCCAGCTGGTGGAATTTCTTAAATGGAGACATGCTccaagaccaaaaaaaaaaaaaaaacaaaacaaaaaaatcaagaaaaaccTTCAGTCCTTCAGTTTTTCTTATAAGGAAACTTTCCGAAGGTGTTTGGGAAGGAGATGTCCTTGCTCAGGAACTCACGAACTCACGGGCCACGAGAACCATCAAGGACCTCAAAAACATCCTGTGACTCATAGGATTCCACCATTCCGTTGTGAAACTCCCCACTCTGAGGGGTGCACCACCGGCATCTGAACACAGACAATCTCGAGGTCTGATTACTCGGaacgccgccgccgccaccgctgggtggatccagaggagggccagaAGTTCCGCGGGACCACCAGTTAAGACTGCAACCATCACTTCAAGAGCACCGAAATTACTGCTTAAATCAGACTGTGACCACCACCCTGGCTCAAAGGGACCAGCCTGTGCTCTGACTCTGTGGTTTTAAGCCGATTTTCTGTATTCGTTGCATTTATTGTAATTTTTCCATTCAATTGTAACTATGACTTATATAATCTCTTACAAGGTATTTGTGTGGGATTGATTTTCCCCCGCTGGTTTATGTTCAGACCAGCACAACCAGGAGCATGGTGTCGGGAATCCTGCAGGAGCCACAAAAATACCCCCACATGCcaccaaaaaagcaaaactctGGGCAAAACCCACACCGTGGCTTCTCCTGAAGAGATCCCTTGGGCACAGCACCACAAGCCCCcagtttccatgtcacagttcCAGCTAAACTAGGAGATCCCATAAATGCAATCTGCATTTGACGTGAATCTCTGAAATTCTGCCTAAATTCTGTTTGACTGAATGTTCCTTCATCCTGAGATACTTTATGATCATATTTAGTGAAACCCCGCAGTTTTGTGGTGATTGAACAGGAGCTCTCGGTCCAAGAACGAAGAGATGGTTCCTCAGATGAGTTTATGGTGCTTTGGCAAGTCCGAGGTCTCCATTCTGGAAAAATACTGGTCTCATTTCTAGAAAAATACCTAGTTTTTGCCATTTCGGTGAAGTTCTGGGTGATCTTTAAGttctccttcccacccaaacaaTTCTTCATCTCCTCTATTATAATGGAGGCAAGATCAAGCCAAAATTGTCAACACCTAAGAGCATCCAGTAGATGAATTTTCCCTAGGAATGCTCATTTTCACCCCTGAAATCATATTTTGAATGCCAGTTCAAGGTCTCCCCAGGGTTCAGAAGGATGCCCATGGTTGTTCTCCAGATTTCAGCCGTCTTTGTGcaataccaggaaaaaaaaaaacccaaacctgatTGTTCCCTTCTGGGAAATTGCTGCCTCTGGTGGAGCAGGGTGCGGTCACATCCCAAATCATGCAGTGGACAGATGACTTTACTCCAGTGagtaaagggggaaaaaaaaaacccagcagaggAGCTGACAGCCCAATTTCTGGTTCCCCTTCTAATGACAAATGACACCTCACTCTGTTCCGGGTTGCACTGATTGGCAGAGGTTTTTTTGGGAGCACCAGggtgctggtttgtttttttttttccccttagctGGGGTATAAAATGAATTCCAGTCTCAGCAGAGGATTCATCTTCCTCCTGGAGCGATGACTGGGACTGGTAAGTGACTCCTCCCCTCAATCCTGAGCTCTTagtgggctttttttccccccctggttttctttcatctttgttgtctgggtttggtgttttggttCCATTTCTTTGCCACCTCCCCGAGGGCACAGCCACAAACCTCCCTTTTTCCAGCTGGACTTTTCCATGGTCACCCGGAGATCCGGACACCGTGGGCAGGGGGAGACCTCCCTTCAAATCTCAGGTGTGGGGTGATCCTGGTTTTTCAGGAAACACGGGCACGAGCTGGGAGTCTCTGAGGGCCATCCCACAGGATGCTCCAAGTTGGTGGTCTCTCCACATCTTCCCAAAAAACATCTGATGGAAGGTGGAGATCCAGCTGACACCTCCAAGACCTGGTGTCCCAGCATATTTGCTCTGACCTCCAAACGGGATCTCCCACATGGTCCATAGGTTGGTTTTTTCCCAGCCCAGCtatgatgattctgtgatcaggGCAGGTCAATCCAACCTTATCCCACTGctagcagggctgcaggagcagattTCAGATTTTTCACTCGTGGTTGGTGTCTTGATCAGCTCAAGGGGCTGTTGAAACGCCTGCCTCAGGTGTTGGGGTGATAAAGGCTCCAAGGTGGATTTCCAGCAGATCCACCCCAGatctgcaacagaaaaaaacaaaaaaaacccaaaaaaacccccaaaaaaaccccccaaaaaaactaacaaaaaacccccccaCAATTCCCAGGGATTTTCCAGCAGTAAGAATTACCCAAAGTAGAGTTTCCGACgccttttgtttttccctggaTGAAAATTGGCAGCACTcgggagaaggaaaagaaaatgaaagttattttaaaaaaacagaaatcaaaacTAGGAAAATCCcaagggtggggggaggggggaacaggggacaggatgggacagaGTGTGGTTCTCAGCCcaaattttctttcactgtgaaaattttaaataacattGTGTCTGTTCTGgtggaaatggaaattttggGTCTGtttgctgctccctgtgggcGTCTCGAAGACACAGCAATTTTAAAGGAGAGGATTTAAaattgggagggatttttaaaaagaagagatTTTAAAGGAGGGGATTTTAGAGGAGAGTAAAATTCTCTTCtctaaaagtagaaaaaaattaattagggAATTTTAAAGAAGATAAATCCCATCTCTCTTCATCCCTCCAATTCATCCACCTTTCTgtgaaattttatttccagctctcctgtctGTGCAAGTCTTCATCAGATCCATCTGCCCAATCCTGTCTTTTCCCTCCACCCTTCACATAAAAACTCCCCGAATTACCCAGGTGTGGGAAAGGTCACTGGGGACAACGAGCTGCCTCGATTCTTTGCACATGAGTGACACTAATTACTGTTCTTGAAAGCTTTGGAGCTTATTCTAAGAAGGTCAGAGTCATTTTGGGAACTCTCCACAACAGCTGTACAGGCAGAACGTGAATGTGGAGAACTAAAAGATCATCTGTGGGCTGATTTCTCTTAGAAAACAGGAATCACCGTCACTGACGTCTCTTGACACCTTCCATGATGGACCTGCCCGGGCCAGGGATTTCACAACCACCCCCGTTCCTCTTTTTCGGTCTTGGATACCAACATCCTTGCAGCCAGTTTGTGCCATCAGGAATGCCCTTGACAGCCAACGCCGTGTTattgcttcttcttcttctcttcttcccctccccagccctcttCCAAATCCTCCTGCTCGCCGGTCTCCTGAGCGCCAAACGGTTCCCGTGCTTCCCCGAGTATTGTCTCCACGACCGGGACtatgaggagctgctgaagatTGTCCAGGATGGGCTGGAGCCCACGGCTCACCCGGCGCACGTGGTCGTGGTGGGCGCGGGGATTGGCGGGCTGACGGCGGCCAAGCTGCTCCGGGACGCTGGGCACACGGTGGGAATTCCACAAGGCTCTCCCGGGCTTGTTTCCCTCCTCTAAAGGTCTTCCAGGCTGgtgagggaaaaggaaatgcGGTGGGTCAACCAAAATggtggaggaaggaagggaaggagattTGTCTCCAATGATTTCCCCTGAAATCATGAAATTTCCCCGGTTCCTGTGAATCGAACGCGTCCTTGGCGTACTGTCTTTAGGGCAGCAGAAATTCCAGGGGTTCCCAAGCCATCCCAAGGCACCTGTGAGTCTCAAAGAGTGTTTTCAATGCACGGAGGGACAGATTGGTGCTGCTTTCAAAGCCCTGTTTGATCCTGAACCACCACGAGAACCTTCTCACCGAGCTGGTGTCCAAATGCAACCCAGAAATTGGGAAATGAGAAACTGCCCCATAGGCAGAGGTGTCTTGGCCAACAGAGAAGGGTTTGGATCTACAAGGTGCTTCATTTGCTGTCTGAAGGGGATCTGTCCCATCCTCTGGACCTCGTTTTGGGAGTGTTTCACTTCAGACAAGCCATTTCCCAAACACTTCCAATATCCACCCGAATTTTTTAGGTTACCATTCtggaaaggagcagctgggtCGGGGGCCGGATCCGGACGTACCGCCCTGAGGGACAGGACTGGTACGTGGAGCTGGGACCCATGCGCCTGCCAGGCAAGCACAGGTAAGGACACGTCCACCCCCATGGTCAGGTGAGGGACCAGCCCGATGTGGGGAGCGAATCACCCCCATTGCTTCCCCGGGGTTCAGCGTCTGTGCCAAGGGGGCAAAACGCTttggtggcagagctggggggggTTTTAGGTTGTTGGGTCTTGGCGCCGTCACTCTGCCCTTTCTCCAGGCTGGTCCGCGAATTCATCCGCCAGTTCGACCTGAAGCTGAATCCTTTCATCCAGAGGGACAACAACACCTGGTACTTCCTGAAGGGTGCTCGGGTCAGGGCTGAGGAGGTGGAGAGGAACCCTGACATCCTGAATTACACCGTGAAGCCATCGGAGCGGGGCAAGAGCAGCGTCCAACTGTACCGGGAGGTCCTGGACAAGGTACAAGATTTCCCATGGTGTCCCCTCAGCTGAATGATGAGTTGGAGAAAAGTTGGCCGTAAAGCGGGGAAGACTCGGCCCTAAGTCGGGGAAGAAGAGGGTCCTTCTGGAGTCAAAAGCAGAGAGGCTCGTTCAGAAACAGGGACAGGTGGTTGCAAAACCCGTCTTTGTCCGTAAGAAATCCTTTGGAAGGAGTCCACCAGGACTTGGGTGAACAGAAAATGCCACAGCAAGGCACAGCTGCCTGAAACTTGATGTCCAGAAACTCCAGGGTTTACCAAAACCCTGAAATCCTGAGGGAATTTTGGGCATCGCTTTTGGAAATGGATCTTTTTCCGGTGAAAATGCCAATGtttcttctccaggcttttAAGAAGTTCCAGACCACCGACTGCAGGAAGTATCTGGCTCAACACGACTCCTTCTCCACCAAGGTAAGGGGCTTGGGCTTGAGGGCAAATTTAATACCAGCTCTTGATAATTaagctgctctccctgctttGAGAAGGGCCTGTGTCACTCCAATCCCACCCTCTGTCACCTTTTGGATGCTTTTCCCTAATGAATGATCCCTTCTACTTAAAAAAGGCTGAGAAAggggccagcacagctccaaCGGAGCCCTAGCTGAGGTAAAAGCCTCAGGCTGCGTCTCTTCTCCTGGGGTCTCCAGGAATATTTGATCAAGGTGGGGGGGCTGAGCCGAGGAGCTGTTGACATGATTGGTGACTTGCTGAATGAGGACGCGGGGTTCTACCTGTCCTTCCTCGCCTCACTGTGGGACTTCGACGTCTTCTCTGATGAGAGGTGAGTGCTGTCCCTCCAGCCCAACCCCGTCCCCACAACAGAAAACGTCCGAGCGATTCCGAACAGGAACCGCTCGCGGCTCGACGGGTCCTCCAAGCTCCACTGGCGTCTCCAGCAGAGCCGAGGTTTTTACACTCCCTAAACCTCAGCATCCTCCCCACACCTCCCGCTTCTCCTCCCTTTCAGTTTTGATGAAATCACCGGAGGGTTTGACCAACTGCCCAGAGCCTTCCACAAGGCACTGCCCAACGTCGTCCGGTTCAACTGCACTGTGGAGAAGGTCATGACGAAGGGCGACAAAGTCCGAGTGTTCTACCGTGCTCCGGACACACTAGCCCCAACCATCATCACTGCAGATTACGTCCTTGTCACTTCCAGTGCCAAAGCTACCAGGCACATCCAGTTCCTCCCGCCGCTGTCCCCTGCCAAGGCCCATGCCCTGCGCTCCATCAACTACGCGAGTGCCTCCAAAATTATCCTGGCATGCTCCGAGAAGTTCTGGGAGAAGGACGGGATCCACGGAGGGTACTCCGTCACCGACCGCCCCTCCCGCTTCATCTACTACCCCAGCCACAACTTCTCCAGCGGGGTGGGCGTCATCCTGGCTTCCTACACCTGGAACAACGACGCCGAGTTCTTCCTGCCCCTCACAGACGAGAAGTGCCTGGACGTGGTGCTCCAAGACCTGGCGGACATCCACCAGGTGAGCAAGGAGTACCTGCAGTACACCTGTGACCAGCACGTGATCCAGAAGTGGCAGCTGGACCAGCACTCCCTGGGGGCCTTCGCTGCCTTCACCCCGTACCAGTTTGTGGATTACTCGCAGGCCCTGTTCGCTCACGAGGGCCGGGTCCACTTTGCTGGGGAACACACGGCCCAGCCCCACGCCTGGATCGACACCGCCATGAAATCGGCCATCAGGGCCGCCAGCAACATCCACCACGACAGCGGCGAAGCCCTGGCGTCAGACAGCAAGTGGTTTGGGAGACTGACGCAGAGGGAAGAGCTCTGAGCGTGCCCCAGCCATCTTTTGGTGGTGTGAATCCGGTTCTTTCCGAGGAAAATCAGCAGAATTCATCAGCCGCAGAGATGCAACAGAACTGGGTGTCCTGGAGCAGGACCAACGGGTTAAAAACATCATGGGGAGACGAGGGGAGCACTGAAATAGTAAATCAGAATTATAAACACTTAATGGGGGTAGGAGGGAGCACTAAAACCAGGCACTAAAACCAGTCCTGTGTTTCAGGACTGTTCCCCCTTGTCCACCGCTGTAAATCCCAGCTTATTTGCATGCGAGGCGCTTCATGGAATGACTAAGAAGAAATAAAGGTGGGAATTTCTGGTTTCCTTGTGCCTGAGGGCAGTGTCATCACGTATAAATGGTGTTGCCACACTCCAGCCCTTTGGGAAATTTTCACTCTCAGTTCCTCCACCCCAGAATCTGAGAGAGAACCCGGTGCTTCATCACCATCCTCTCCTTTGAGTGATCCAACACAACCAATTAATTAATCAATACGAATTCTTGTTAAGTAATTTAGCATTCCCCGCGGCACCAGTCAGGATGCGATCCCGGTCTCTTCTACCTAAAGTGTGGCCAGCGCCAAGTTGATCCAAGTGTATCAAATAAATTCTCCTGAATCTTCAAAGGAAATCCAAGGTTTTGCTGGAGTTTCTCCTCTCACCAGTAATTGTCCTAAATTCCGTAGCCTTGGAAACTCCATCTGTACTgcaggtgggattttttggacaGGATATTGATAAATGCCCAAAAGGAAACACCAACCCGGTTGCTAAGAGCACCGTGCCAACCTTCACTGTGGTCAGTGAGCTGCTCGGCCTGTAATTCATCCCAATTCCCATAAAATTCCCATAAAACTTGCCCCTTCACCTCTGACTCCACATAGCTGGAGGTGAGCAGCTCCAGGTTCATTGCCAGCCCAAAAACAGAGGTTCCGCTCTCactggaggcagcagggaggggatttGGCAAGACCACCACAACCCTCAGGGTCTCCCAGCATCAGAGAGGGAGATTTATCCCCATTTGCACCAATTAAACCCAGCTAATAATCAATTCAGCACAGAGCCATCACCAGTAGCACATTATGAGCTTGGCCGGGCCGTTTGCCATGAGCTCTTTTGGGAGAGCCAGCCCCAGAGAACAAAAATCTCACAGTTAATTCTTGTTGTTATCCTTCATTTCTTCCAGCTCTGTAAGGCACCTCCCTTGCTGAACACGGCGCTGTTCCTTGGGCGTGACAAAAATCCACGAGTGAAGCTGAAGTCAGGGCAAGTGGAGTTGCGTCACGTTGGGAAATTCATCCAAAAGGCCTCGAGCACCTTCTCGAGCTCAGAACAGAGCCAAACTCCGTGTGCAAGCGTCCACTACAATCGGAAAATTAGAGTTCAAAAGGTGACGCGCGGCGAAAAGAGGAAACAGAAAGGTTTTAGCTGCTTGCTTTGTGAATTCCCTGGAATTCGGGTTCACAGCCTGCAGCCTCCGGGTGCTGCTCCGAGGTGGAAGGACCAAACTTGCAGGATGGAGTTTAAACAGGGCCCCCAGGCTATGGGGAGGGGAGGGCTCAGGACGATTAAAGCTCATTAACAGCTCCCTAATGACTGAGGCGGTggggagagaaaggaagaaaaggcccAAAATCACGTCCCTGGGTGGGCTCGAACCACCAACCTTTCGGTTAACAGCCGAACGCGCTGACCGATTGCGCCACAGAGACCCGAGAATTGCTTCCCGCatccaggaaaaaatgggatagAAGTCAAATTTCATGAGGTTGTACCGAGTTAGAGCAGTGGGGATGAGGATGGAGATTGGCAATGGGATGGAGTTTAGAGATGAAGATCAGGAGTGGGAAATGAGGCTGGGGGCGGGATGgaggtgaggatgaggatgcaGATTGGCAATGGGATGGAGTTTAGAGATGAAGAGCAGGAGTGGGAAATGAGGCTGGGGGCGGGATGgaggtgaggatgaggatggagaTTGGCAGTGGGATGGAGTTTAGAGATGGAGATCAGGAGTGGGAAATGAGGCTGGGGGCGGGATGgaggtgaggatgaggatggagaTTGGCAATGGGATGGAGTTTAGAGATGAAGATCAGGACTGGGAAATGAGGCTGGGGGCGGGATGgaggtgaggatgaggatggagaTTGGCAATGGGATGGAGTTTAGAGATGAAGATCAGGACTGGGAAATGAGGCTGGGGGCGGGATGgaggtgaggatgaggatggagaTTGGCAATGGGATGGAGTTTAGAGATGAAGATCAGGACTGGGAAATGAGGCTGGGGGCGGGATGgaggtgaggaggaggatggagatTGGCAGTGGGATGGAGTTTAGAGATGGAGA
This genomic interval carries:
- the LOC137466741 gene encoding zinc finger protein CKR1-like isoform X1 encodes the protein MDPWVLLDQRQKALYLDVMHESYETLMSLAAQGLVSEKAVEKGASENSAGLGPRSSHSLEREKPLGSNRRKAKRPDKAVSPGALKPTTLPKLGCAKPLRGKGPARERPFGCADCGKSFPWASHLERHRRVHTGERPFGCPECGETYSQSSHLLQHRRTHAGDRPHKCGDCGKRFAVAAELAAHGRGHAADKPHKCGDCGKGFVWASHLERHRRVHTGEKPFECAECGEAFSQGSHLAKHRRSHTGERPHRCPACGKTFCQSSDLARHRRTHLGRKPLRCGDCGKLFRAGPALARHQRCHSREHSHRCGDCGKGFVWASHLERHRRVHTGERPFPCSSCGERFTQKAHLLQHRKTHSPERPYKCGDCGKRFGEAPLLLVHQRGHAVHKSYTCGDCGKGFAWASHLERHRRVHTGEKPFKCPECGEAFSQGSHLTKHRRSHLPKAAGPSPLARTRLTGDMPGAHSGGDH
- the IL4I1 gene encoding L-amino-acid oxidase, with amino-acid sequence MTGTALFQILLLAGLLSAKRFPCFPEYCLHDRDYEELLKIVQDGLEPTAHPAHVVVVGAGIGGLTAAKLLRDAGHTVTILERSSWVGGRIRTYRPEGQDWYVELGPMRLPGKHRLVREFIRQFDLKLNPFIQRDNNTWYFLKGARVRAEEVERNPDILNYTVKPSERGKSSVQLYREVLDKAFKKFQTTDCRKYLAQHDSFSTKEYLIKVGGLSRGAVDMIGDLLNEDAGFYLSFLASLWDFDVFSDESFDEITGGFDQLPRAFHKALPNVVRFNCTVEKVMTKGDKVRVFYRAPDTLAPTIITADYVLVTSSAKATRHIQFLPPLSPAKAHALRSINYASASKIILACSEKFWEKDGIHGGYSVTDRPSRFIYYPSHNFSSGVGVILASYTWNNDAEFFLPLTDEKCLDVVLQDLADIHQVSKEYLQYTCDQHVIQKWQLDQHSLGAFAAFTPYQFVDYSQALFAHEGRVHFAGEHTAQPHAWIDTAMKSAIRAASNIHHDSGEALASDSKWFGRLTQREEL
- the LOC137466741 gene encoding zinc finger protein CKR1-like isoform X2, with translation MDPWVLLDQRQKALYLDVMHESYETLMSLAQGLVSEKAVEKGASENSAGLGPRSSHSLEREKPLGSNRRKAKRPDKAVSPGALKPTTLPKLGCAKPLRGKGPARERPFGCADCGKSFPWASHLERHRRVHTGERPFGCPECGETYSQSSHLLQHRRTHAGDRPHKCGDCGKRFAVAAELAAHGRGHAADKPHKCGDCGKGFVWASHLERHRRVHTGEKPFECAECGEAFSQGSHLAKHRRSHTGERPHRCPACGKTFCQSSDLARHRRTHLGRKPLRCGDCGKLFRAGPALARHQRCHSREHSHRCGDCGKGFVWASHLERHRRVHTGERPFPCSSCGERFTQKAHLLQHRKTHSPERPYKCGDCGKRFGEAPLLLVHQRGHAVHKSYTCGDCGKGFAWASHLERHRRVHTGEKPFKCPECGEAFSQGSHLTKHRRSHLPKAAGPSPLARTRLTGDMPGAHSGGDH